The Athalia rosae chromosome 4, iyAthRosa1.1, whole genome shotgun sequence DNA segment AGCCCAGTACGCATAAGTACCCCCATAGCTGGGTGTTGAGAAGGCATAAAGTCTTTCACACCGCACTACAAGGACCAACGTTTTCCAATTATGGTTCCAATATAATATACTACGAGAACTATCCAATCTGTTAGATAGTTATCTATCTGtggttatatgtatgtatatctaacaGGTCGTACTGGTTATAGCCTAAGGTTTTAGCCAACCATTCATGAAAAGTGTTTTATACAACTTTGTTAATCATAAAATGTCACAAATCACAAAGTCGTTAATTGATcagcaaaaaaatgaacaatttaATTCCCCTTAAAATCGAGTTCATTGCTCATACTCTCAACGTACACGATTGTATGACAAGAATACAATTTAGAGCCTTAGCGGCTAATACAAATATAGTATCTATTTATAATCAATTGCACTACAATCGCATTAAATTATCTATGATTTCATTAATCAATTATCAATCAACAATCAGAAGTATGTAATACCAAGACATTACAGAGGGATCGcgaataaatggaaaatcaaatgaaagtCTAAAGTTTCTTCTTAACGAAACCAAATTTGTTTGCTGTGGCTGTAGGTAGAATTTTTGCAGGTGAAGCTACATTTTGTTGCAACTTGGAAAAAGTCTGCAgtgaagattttgaaattgatgatgTATTTGAAGAACTGCTAGGCCTTTGAATTAGACTTGAGCTGTTCTTTGGATCTGGTGAAACCCTACGTCTTGCTGTAATAATTGGTCTGGATATGGAAGAACCAGAGGAGACACCGCTAGTTCCTGGTCTAGTGGTATCAATTTTTGGTGGCTGTGGCTTTGACAAAGTTGACCGCGAGGCTGTACTCTTTCGTTGCGGCAAACTTCTGTTAGTTGACATCGATTTGTTGTTTCCTGATGACCTAAGTCCGTCGGAACTTTTTTGAAAGGAAGAAGCAACATTTCTGCGTACAGATCTCTGCAGATTTGAATTCTTAGTTACGGGATTAACAGGTAGCGAGCAGCTTGATTCTGACTGTGAAATATTTCCTGGGCTGCTCTTAGAGGAAAAATTATCCAGTCGCACTGGTTTCACAAAGCCATCTTGAAAGAAGTATATACAGTGTTATCAAAGATGAAGTGAATTTAGCACTATGTGTGAAAAACCATCATTTTTAGCACTATCGAAAGAAACATACCATCCAACGTTACAATTGAAGCTGACGGACTATTAATCAGCATTTTCAGAGCAAGctctaaattatttttcgcgttCAACAGCATTTCTATTAACGGAACGTCCTTAACATCGCTCTGTAGTGAAATCTGGCCAAGCGACATGCAAAGCTGAGGTATTGGGACCGGAGAGCTTGAAATTCTAGGCGGAGATGGACGAGGTTCTCCTTCAACTATTGACCCAACATCCATATCAAAAGTTTTCTGACGCCGGAGAACTGGAAGAATTGCAGCTGAGGCAACTGGAGAAGAACTCATGCGGTCATTATTCGGTGTTTCGAATTGAGGACATTGTTTAATCCATGATTGCTGCTGAAAATAAAGATTATTCATTCCATAGAAACTCACTACATTCACTAGAAATGTTGAAATGGTATGTATTTCTTATAAGACAAATATGACCCTGACTCATGTGAATAGTCTTATGTTTGCTTACTTGTTGCTCACGTAAGGAAACAGCGGTGGGTTGATTCCTCAGTACAAGAACATCCATCGGCGGCAAAGGCAATGCTGCAGAAGGTGCGTCACTCGAATTCTCATCTTTCTTCATGAGTGCATCTAATGATCTACATCTTCCTGTATTGAAATCTGGTTGAGTGTGACGTCGCCCAAGTAAAGCAACTTTGGTATCACAGGAAGATTTTACAGAGCCCTCGAGTGCTGATAGATTGAAATTTAAATCTGTGTTTTGGTTGACATCTGGAACATTCTTAAGCAACTTGAACAAGTATTGAGTGACGTCACGAACAACGTTTGTCACGTCTTTTGAAACAGAAGGTAGAAGATTACTCCCAGTTTCCATGACTTTGTTCATATTCTCCTGAAGGTACAAAAACATAAATTCAACGGGAAAATATGACTGATAGcatctatattttttgttgtccCAATGATTTATTGAGTCACAATTAGAATGTTACCATGCTTCCTATGGGGCCACTCCCACTCACACTCCAAAAAGAAGCATCCCGTGCATCATCTTGGTTTGGGCACTGACAAGTTATATCTACCAACTCCATTACAGCTCTCATCTTCGATGAGCTACATTCCATGATAACTTTCAGGCTATCGCTTTTGCTTCTGCTTTCAGAAATAGTATCTTcacgtttttcgaattcacgtAGTTGGAAGCCTATCGCTTGTAGCAGACATAGCAGTTCAGGAAGATCAGGTTTCATGTTAATCTGAAGACAGATGTGACAAATGAACTCACCTGTTGGCTGATTAACTAACAGAAACTTCAAGCCAAGCTAAAATTTGATACTCACATTTTCAGTCTGATCGGTATAAAACCATTTAACTGCccattggaaaaatttccgttgTGAGCTTTTGTGGGTTGAAGTGGAAACAGGTCCTGCGTTGTCCATTGTATCGCTATTACTGGAGGTCGACTTTGGAGATAGAGTCAACAGTCGTTCTTCTATTAGTGTTTACCGTTTTTGTACCATCCTGTATGTGTATCAGCCAATGTGATGTGTAGGACATATGAATTCCTTTTACAAGCAGATTCACTTCGGAATTTTTAAGTTTTAAACACAGAGACTGATATGTGAAATTATACGTGCACTATGAAGTTTTTAGAGACCCCAACATCTATATTTCTTcttgtaattgaaaattgttctaGTATGATATTGATTAACAAAAAACATAATTTTACATCACAGAATACCTGTAGAGTAGTatatcttcagtcaacgatcgAGCCGTCTCAAGGTATTTTGTaatatatttctattattGTGTGCAATTATCCGCATGTTTAATCTCAACGGCAATTGAGGAGAGGTataattactcgttggttcagaAGTCACATACATAGCACTATTATTGCAATAATATTGTATAgtatcatacatacatattgccAGAATTGACCGTAACAATTGTTGGTTTCAAATCGTTATACCCGCGACTTCACTGATACATACATGTAACCCCCGCGATATTTCCACCGTTTCGTGTCCAAGGTGACTTTGTTGAATAAAGCTTGCGTAAATATTTTGCATCAGTGTTGGTATTCGACGTATTCTCAACGAACGGTGGCGAACCCGGCATTTGGCAGGTCACTGACTGAATTCGTTGTCACTGATTTATCGAGAGTTAGAGAATTCGTCAAATTCTGTTTGAATATGTCGACGATGAGACATGCTTTTGGATCAGGGGCCTTGTGAGTTTTCATTTGTTTGTATGCTCTGACAAATTAATTCACAGTTATATAATTGTTAACCTATGATGAATTAAGAGGACAATTCACTTCAATTACTTGATTGTTGCATGTTTtccgtatacatatctataatCGGAGTACATTGTTATGTAATTTTAAAAACATTTCCACCCAGATAGGTAATGTTATTCTTCTTGTCATTAGTAACTTGGATTTTCTTAGGAACGTGTATAGATACACCAGGAATGTCATTGCAAGAAATAAGCATACCCTGCCCGAGCTGCCCTACGACTATAGAGCATTGGAGCCGATAATCTCTGCCAAAATTATGGAGCTCCATCATAGCAAACATCATGCTACCTATgttaataatttaaatattgcTGAGGAGAAACTCGAAGAAGCTGTGAACAAATGTGATGTTGGTGCCCAAATTACCCTAGCTCCTGCAATAAAATTCAATGGTGGTGGGCATGTCAATCATTCGATATTTTGGAACAACTTGTCACCGAACGGTGGACAACCAGATGGTAAATTTTCTGTTAGGTGCTTCTGGAATTGGTTCGTTCACTTTCAACTCGATTCATCATCAGTTATATATTTTGAACATTTGTTATTCAGGTGCGCTTCTGAAGCAAATTAAGACGGACTTTTTGAGCTTAGAGGAACTGAAAAAGCGTTTGTCAGAGGCTACTGTAGCTGTACAAGGTTCTGGCTGGGGTTGGCTTGGCTACAACACAAGGGATAAAAGACTAGAGATTGCCACATGTGCGAACCAAGATCCTCTGCAAGCGACAACTGGTCTCATTCCACTTTTTGGTATTGATGTTTGGGAACATGCCTATTATCTACAGTATAAAAATCTCAGGCCAGAATACGTCAAAGCAATATTTGATATCGCAAATTGGAACGACATAAATGACCGTTTCAAAAAAGCAGCGGGAGTTTAAATTATGCAACCGTGTAATTTCATAGTATCTCCAAGAAACATATTCTGAGCGTACATGAACCCAGGCAACATAAATAATGGTGTTAAAGTAAATATTAAAATCAGGTCTACGGTCGTACTTGTAGACAAACATTACATGGCGCTCAATACATGTGAGCTTGTATTACTGAttctttatacgtatacgatattatatcAATTCGGAATCGTGTATCGGGTGTGCGTTAGATTTGCCATCTTCAAATTCTTCCAGACGTAAGTGAAATCTCAGCATTCAGCTCTCTTAATCAATGTTAGCCTTTCGGAACTAGAATTATGAAAGATGTCCAGTTCTTGTcatt contains these protein-coding regions:
- the LOC105687494 gene encoding uncharacterized protein LOC105687494 isoform X2 → MDNAGPVSTSTHKSSQRKFFQWAVKWFYTDQTENINMKPDLPELLCLLQAIGFQLREFEKREDTISESRSKSDSLKVIMECSSSKMRAVMELVDITCQCPNQDDARDASFWSVSGSGPIGSMENMNKVMETGSNLLPSVSKDVTNVVRDVTQYLFKLLKNVPDVNQNTDLNFNLSALEGSVKSSCDTKVALLGRRHTQPDFNTGRCRSLDALMKKDENSSDAPSAALPLPPMDVLVLRNQPTAVSLREQQQSWIKQCPQFETPNNDRMSSSPVASAAILPVLRRQKTFDMDVGSIVEGEPRPSPPRISSSPVPIPQLCMSLGQISLQSDVKDVPLIEMLLNAKNNLELALKMLINSPSASIVTLDDGFVKPVRLDNFSSKSSPGNISQSESSCSLPVNPVTKNSNLQRSVRRNVASSFQKSSDGLRSSGNNKSMSTNRSLPQRKSTASRSTLSKPQPPKIDTTRPGTSGVSSGSSISRPIITARRRVSPDPKNSSSLIQRPSSSSNTSSISKSSLQTFSKLQQNVASPAKILPTATANKFGFVKKKL
- the LOC105687494 gene encoding uncharacterized protein LOC105687494 isoform X1, which codes for MDNAGPVSTSTHKSSQRKFFQWAVKWFYTDQTENINMKPDLPELLCLLQAIGFQLREFEKREDTISESRSKSDSLKVIMECSSSKMRAVMELVDITCQCPNQDDARDASFWSVSGSGPIGSMENMNKVMETGSNLLPSVSKDVTNVVRDVTQYLFKLLKNVPDVNQNTDLNFNLSALEGSVKSSCDTKVALLGRRHTQPDFNTGRCRSLDALMKKDENSSDAPSAALPLPPMDVLVLRNQPTAVSLREQQQQSWIKQCPQFETPNNDRMSSSPVASAAILPVLRRQKTFDMDVGSIVEGEPRPSPPRISSSPVPIPQLCMSLGQISLQSDVKDVPLIEMLLNAKNNLELALKMLINSPSASIVTLDDGFVKPVRLDNFSSKSSPGNISQSESSCSLPVNPVTKNSNLQRSVRRNVASSFQKSSDGLRSSGNNKSMSTNRSLPQRKSTASRSTLSKPQPPKIDTTRPGTSGVSSGSSISRPIITARRRVSPDPKNSSSLIQRPSSSSNTSSISKSSLQTFSKLQQNVASPAKILPTATANKFGFVKKKL
- the LOC105687496 gene encoding superoxide dismutase [Mn], mitochondrial, producing the protein MSTMRHAFGSGALNVYRYTRNVIARNKHTLPELPYDYRALEPIISAKIMELHHSKHHATYVNNLNIAEEKLEEAVNKCDVGAQITLAPAIKFNGGGHVNHSIFWNNLSPNGGQPDGALLKQIKTDFLSLEELKKRLSEATVAVQGSGWGWLGYNTRDKRLEIATCANQDPLQATTGLIPLFGIDVWEHAYYLQYKNLRPEYVKAIFDIANWNDINDRFKKAAGV